TCGCCCAGCAATTCTTCGCGCGCAGACACGAGAGGTTTCAGACCGGCGTAGCTCCAATGCAAATGCGCTTTCTCGTTGTGTTCCGAAGGCGCGCCCCAGAAGACCGGCAGGAGAAAATCGATCCCGGCGGCCATCATGTCGGCGAGTTGTTGTTTGTGCCACCGGACCGATTTGTAGGAGAAATCCTCCAGCGTCGGCGGGTGCGTGGTGAGCGCGTCGGTCCCATCGCCGTCCAGGATGTGTTCCTTCGAGTCATTGTCATACCAGTAGAAATAATACGTCCCAACGATTCGATCCTGGGCGCGGAAAGTTTGGCTCCCCGTGAAATCCTCCGCGGTGAGGTGAGTGAACGGGCCGAACGCGCCCGGCAGCGGACGAGCGTCTTGGGCGAACAAGCCTCCGGCGTGAAGCGCGAGGGAAATCAGTTGGGCGATGAACCGTTTCATGCGGCGCCAGCTTGACGCTTCAGGCGTCATTGCACCCGGCGCTTAACCCTGACGCATTTGGTCCGAATGGGCTTTGATCCTGATCAAGTTTGCGTTGATCTGCATCAAAGCCGGACGAATCGCCTTCCGATCAAATGGGGCGGCATGAGGACAAGTATTTTCCGTGGAATCGGCCGGGACTGTCTGATTGCGTTTCTCCTGACCCTCCTTCCGCTGCTGGCGTTCGTTCGAGCAGACACAAGGCCCGGCGCGACCGAGAAAGAGCTGCAATGGTGGCGCGACGCCAAGTTCGGCCTGTTCATCCATTGGGGTCCGGTGAGTTTGAAAGGCACTGAGATTGGCTGGTCGCGCGGCGCGCAGGTTCCCGTGGAGGAGTACGACGGCCTTTTCCGGCGCTTCAATCCGGCGCAATTCGACGCCACGGCTTGGAGCCGGACGGCCAAGGCTGCGGGCATGAAATACGTCGTGCTCACAAGCAAGCACCACGATGGCTTTTGTCTGTGGGACACTCAATTCACGGACTATAACATCATGCGAACACCCTGGGGCCGCGACGTGATGAAGGAGTTGGCGGCAGCGTGCCGAAAGCAACGCCTGGTCTTCGGAATCTACCACTCCATTTGCGACTGGCATCATCCCGATTATCCCCTGGGCAGCCCGGGCGGGAAATCGCCGAAGCCCGCCCCGAATATGGATCGGTATAATCAGTATCTGAAAAACCAACTCGCGGAACTGCTCCGGAATTACCAACCGCTCGGCATCCTCTGGTTTGATGGTGAATGGGAAACGCCCTGGACTGCGGAACGCGGCCTTGACCTGTACCAATACGTCCGCGCATTCCAACCCGGCATCCTCATCAATAACCGCGTCGGCAAAGGGCGCGCGGGCATGGAAGGCTCGACGGCCGCAGGCGACTTCGCGGGCGACTTCGACACGCCGGAACAAGGCATTGGCAAGTTTCGGAATGACCGCCCCTGGGAGTCGTGCATTACTATCGGCCAGCAATGGTCCTGGAAACCCAACGACAAGCTCAAGTCGCTCAAAGAGTGCATCGATATGCTCGTCCGGACGGTGGGCGGCGATGGAAATCTGCTGCTGAACGTGGGGCCGATGCCGAACGGGGAGATTGAAAAGCGCCAGGCGGAGCGCCTTCAACAAATCGGCGGCTGGCTGAAGGAAAATGGCAAAAGCATTTACGCCACGCGAGGCGGGCCCTTCCTGCCGGGGGAGTGGGGAGCCAGCACGCATCGGGGCAAAACGATCTATGTTCACCTCCTCAAGGAGAATGAAGACGAACGGATCCGGTTGCCTGGCCTGGAAACGAAGGTCGTTCGAGCCCGGATTTTGAACGGACCTCGTCTCGCGTGGCAGCAATCGTCCGGGTCCATCGAAGTCCAGCTTCCACGCAGGCTCCGCCGGGAGAACGACACAATTCTCGTCCTGAGCCTGGATGGGCCGGCTGAGGATCTGGCGCCTCGACCCGTGGGATGGTAGCTTGACCTGAATCAATGGGAGCGCGGCTCAGAGAAACTACACTTTCCGTATTATCGAATATGCAGTTGTTACATCTCTACGTCTCGCCGGGGCACAACTATTTTGGCCATCACGGACAATTGCCGGGAGAACATCCCATGCTCGAAGTCCAGTCCGTGCATTGCGTCGCCGGGGCCGGCATCCACGGCGACCGATTCTTCAATTACAAAGAGAACTACAAGGGCCAAATCACCTTCTTCGATGAGGAAGTCTATCAAT
This genomic stretch from Verrucomicrobiota bacterium harbors:
- a CDS encoding alpha-L-fucosidase → MGFDPDQVCVDLHQSRTNRLPIKWGGMRTSIFRGIGRDCLIAFLLTLLPLLAFVRADTRPGATEKELQWWRDAKFGLFIHWGPVSLKGTEIGWSRGAQVPVEEYDGLFRRFNPAQFDATAWSRTAKAAGMKYVVLTSKHHDGFCLWDTQFTDYNIMRTPWGRDVMKELAAACRKQRLVFGIYHSICDWHHPDYPLGSPGGKSPKPAPNMDRYNQYLKNQLAELLRNYQPLGILWFDGEWETPWTAERGLDLYQYVRAFQPGILINNRVGKGRAGMEGSTAAGDFAGDFDTPEQGIGKFRNDRPWESCITIGQQWSWKPNDKLKSLKECIDMLVRTVGGDGNLLLNVGPMPNGEIEKRQAERLQQIGGWLKENGKSIYATRGGPFLPGEWGASTHRGKTIYVHLLKENEDERIRLPGLETKVVRARILNGPRLAWQQSSGSIEVQLPRRLRRENDTILVLSLDGPAEDLAPRPVGW